A part of Bombus affinis isolate iyBomAffi1 chromosome 12, iyBomAffi1.2, whole genome shotgun sequence genomic DNA contains:
- the LOC126922511 gene encoding piezo-type mechanosensitive ion channel component isoform X6 — translation MSKYWLNVALLRVVLPLVLTGCIIWRPVGLSLVYLALMLYSPHVPVPDAKTMAGHTGHYLKTCIGLSFLTAVSQLTFHIVLLALPAYGHFLHNCESMEMIFRHIGFVRLDSASAWEIFFWLTPELIVLPTSIMVYLICRFLSRRNVTDEEDDASLHRNAEAAKKSADSTAKIINFLGRIGTYVVLASLCITAALKPSVEGGFYFLVFLGAATWWACNKELRKGFAILCRVVMVIVILHILALLSYQNQVPQELIPVNSTWQRYFALSPVYQTNCTDPRDVEYTTDANWLIYGYFLRLFWLYYVLALQSQFLSKKPKPIINSSSPPVDERTPLMRFGSGRTGLLQDSTGSVIVQDGHQDDNIQMQSLSEATPDEQSGIIEHIIMAVYSIFQLIINSSYLATNIIMMTWSIMYHSWTTFALLLWALILWMVPNKRASMMKCSPFIVIYAMLLLLVQYIYSMDLTEEELPTKINGISVSEIGFSKSEQLSRWHLVVKCLFISMFWITMRQYTAERTRQRRSSALRDMVAPLHVSVSTATAAMNHEAPEIKSKFMKDVGILLKKLLTKFWIAVVAIMLFISGITGERMTVFRIIYMSLFLVLIITFQISWTVWRKMMYTFWITVIGYSVIMLILVYTYQFHNFPEYWNYLHIDEDLQKDIGLEIYETKDLFVRLLTPTFFVIITVLQIHYFHKDFLEVTDIEKFGTEESPRIERSSLGHSPILTMPPSSPGEVFLVEEEKEHIYSLRQLKEMSKLERLQLLHNVMQQLLNLYNYTWLFFEIHMQKIIFISVMIFCVNDVCAINFVFVLILVIMINSRRNVQICTANTIAAIIAILMVVKMLYQIQYIDHNNWNINCTKFPSENQTQYGSNNTMYNIAEWFGIKKGEPGHLAELLKGYIGILVVTTLRKIIRIRQCFYRKAHSKPLDTPQVMFPSITREDADKGVPQCLKFLFNYGFYKFGVEFCLIGIVALIGTRLDFYSVLYSIWLLLFFSLRRKAISRIWPFFKFFGIILLPIQYSFVVAPPSWFCIEYPWSESKTLRGLQEWMYLPDPDFPPNARKLMCDFILLMMVVRQSLVFQIEERSTATNREFPAGHNYSVYENMEKPNFINPVKDYVSHIHCWLDIIKRGVLISLMWVTLSIMFLAGTERTNLFSLGYLIGAFVFLWQGSDFYLRPVKTILKWWNLLIGYNVVVIFSKALLQGVGCVLIEQLQVLACPLIQLFGITCLRKFRSSVSDIVLEKLDCEVPQEDIGMVWDGLCFGFLLLQKRLFKSYYFFHIVDETKAMSILASRGAELLEELHQKRIEIQENVEKNVLQKLKFKMDKIKANQRKIQGPSYREPQIHAVDTLYPGTRPLYRVRAPKTNREAVRSGDYYMFDDLDDDDVTDLIPDTESEKKEAEKRHEAEKRGRRMTISELMNTLIKTDIEIATHVAMYGGTEKDALRLRRRSVPLTRKKSSMSYLSARSETDTAVATDAADKTSLASADTETDEKDAAAAERDKTPVPTDDEYGEDKPDEKEETQEDEQKVSIATYFKFIIVMVNSTLTSMTKYLNRFSRDYRYIRKVLTKEKKVLKTKPDFRMGMRLGITQIWQPIPVMKQGSTNGNAEESYDAGEGPNQPRPQEERKSSSLMVPHIRILAPSLERGLDISSSSSLFSEISPVQHDDEGGALSEVDQPPIIQLLASIWFGVLAHSCLLCYFMVFLHQIKNASVLSTPLPLMVFCWGSLTIPRPSKTFWITLIAYTEAIVIVKCIFQLEVLPWNRDAAPNNPLFTPRIMGVERKHNYALWDLLLLLMVFFHRFMLKSLGQWTSPSLKPRKIIPSTLTVVPAKPPPPENRGQGESASLQEEEGGSTVRTPKGATLNLRAAGEGENAQATNEYEKLVAVQGEEISPMNEEFNKAMNMTVNKYKEPMKDFFQKILSPVSKEKTNVYAYMFLCDFFNFLLLIFGFSAFGTQQGDGGVTAYLQENRVPMPFLLMLLLQFALIVIDRALFLKKSIVGKLIFHYFLIFGVHIWMFFILPSVTERQFNERLPPQIWYMVKCFYLLLAAYQLRQGYPTRILGNFLCKKYSIVNYVLFKVFMLVPFLFELRAVMDWIWTDTSMTIMDWFKMEDIFANIYQIKCMRGVETDFPQPRGVKKKQMSKYLIGGGALFFMIGLIWFPLLLFALGGTVGVSNLPYDVSMKIRIGPYEPIYSMSAQSSSIIEYDETDFTRFSNLYARDRPAVTFLENYIHSDVAAVRLSGFSRKLWSISPPDLDRLITELEDNSTTVVIHVEWTVSRKTDAKDASGITTQVRDIKLPPYENNEFNPVRRTLANMLSSNDSTVHNGTITLQYAFPKFLKVTGRTTDVVPQLMRMPKWLDDNVEEDDENHLYRDVSLHLSTDADCCARQKWWIVKEVCNDTLYDQLLKRVPLNNCKYIMMFLFNDKTFPEGLSFISGFGILGLYTTAVIVISQMMRKVVSDMAPKIMFDDLPYVDRILRLCLDIYLVRESGELCLEEDLFAKLIFLYRSPETLIRWTRPPEEGERTDNEDQDDVDEDAVAPRGESRDVSRRE, via the exons GTATAATATGGCGACCTGTAGGATTGTCTCTGGTTTACTTGGCTCTGATGCTATACTCGCCCCATGTGCCGGTACCAGACGCGAAAACAATGGCTGGCCACACAGGGCACTATTTAAAAACTTGCATCGGCCTGTCTTTTCTCACAGCAGTCAGCCAACTCACTTTTCACATAGTTCTATTAGCTCTACCTGCTTATGGTCACTTCCTTCACAATT GCGAATCGATGGAAATGATCTTCAGGCACATAGGTTTTGTAAGACTAGATAGCGCTTCTGCCTGGGAAATCTTCTTCTGGTTGACGCCAGAATTAATCGTCTTACCCACTAGTATAATGGTGTATCTCATATGTCGGTTTCTATCACGAAGGAACGTTACCGACGAGGAAGATGATGCATCGTTACATCGAAACGCTGAAGCTGCGAAGAAAAGCGCTGACAGCACCGCCAAG ATCATCAACTTCCTAGGACGAATCGGGACCTACGTAGTTCTAGCGTCATTGTGCATCACAGCAGCCCTGAAACCATCGGTTGAAGGTGGTTTCTATTTTCTCGTCTTCCTAGGAGCCGCAACTTGGTGGGCATGTAACAAAGAGCTCCGAAAGGGTTTTGCTATATTATGCAGGGTTGTGATGGTCATTGTGATTCTTCACATCCTGGCTTTGCTCAGCTACCAGAATCAAGTGCCTCAGGAGCTAATACCCGTAAATAGCACCTGGCAACGTTATTTCGCATTGTCTCCAGTTTACCAAACGAATTGCACTGACCCGAGAGACGTAGAGTACACAACCGATGCCAATTGGTTAATTTATGGCTACTTCTTAAGGCTATTTTGGCTTTATTACGTTCTGGCGTTGCAGTCACAGTTCCTGAGCAAAAAGCCG AAGCCGATCATTAATTCGTCGTCCCCGCCTGTCGACGAGCGCACACCC TTGATGCGATTTGGATCCGGGAGAACGGGGCTACTGCAAGATTCGACCGGAAGTGTCATTGTCCAGGATGGTCATCAGGATGACAACATTCAGATGCAAAGTCTCAGTGAAG CTACTCCAGACGAGCAATCCGGAATCATCGAACATATCATTATGGCTGTATATTCCATCTTCCAATTGATAATCAATTCATCCTATCTTGCTACGAATATCATAATGATG ACTTGGAGTATAATGTACCACAGTTGGACAACGTTTGCGCTGTTATTATGGGCCTTGATTCTCTGGATGGTGCCTAATAAACGCGCTTCCATGATGAAATGCTCGCCGTTTATCGTTATCTATGCAATGCTTTTGCTTCTCGTTCAGTACATTTATAGCATGGATCTGACAGAAGAAGAACTACCAACGAAGATAAACGGAATAAGTGTGTCGGAGATTGGTTTCAGCAAATCTGAACAACTTAGCCGGTGGCATTTAGTCGTCaag TGTCTGTTCATATCTATGTTCTGGATAACTATGAGACAATATACCGCTGAAAGAACCAGACAAAGACGTTCTTCAGCGTTGAGAGACATGGTAGCACCGTTACATGTCTCTGTCTCGACAGCTACCGCGGCGATGAATCACGAAGCGCCGGAAATCAAAAGCAAATTCATGAAAGATGTTGGCATACTCTTGAAAAAATTATTAACCAAATTTTGGATCGCTGTAGTGGCTATTATGCTATTTATCTCTGGAATCACCGGCGAACGTATGACCGTCTTCAGGATCATTTATATGTCCCTGTTCTTAGTTTTAATCATCACTTTCCAG aTATCATGGACAGTATGGAGGAAGATGATGTACACATTCTGGATTACAGTCATTGGTTACTCCGTAATCATGCTGATTCTCGTGTACACTTACCAATTTCATAATTTCCCGGAATATTGGAACTATCTCCATATTGACGAGGACTTGCAGAAGGACATTGGTTTAGAAATATACGAGACCAAGGATCTATTTGTTAGATTACTGACGCCAACGTTCTTCGTAATTATCACTGTCCTCCAGATTCATTATTTCCATAAAGATTTCTTGGAAGTGACCGATATCGAGAAATTTGG aacTGAAGAGAGTCCTCGAATCGAACGATCGAGTCTTGGCCATTCACCGATTTTAACCATGCCACCATCTTCACCGGGAGAAGTTTTCCTTgttgaagaagagaaagaacatATATACTCCTTAAGACAGTTAAAAG aaaTGTCGAAACTGGAGCGGCTACagttacttcataacgtaatgcAGCAACTcttaaatttgtataattatacTTGGCTCTTCTTTGAAATTCACATGCAAAAGATCATTTTCATTTCTGTGATGATTTTCTGTGTCAACGAT gTCTGTGCTATTAATTTTGTATTCGTCTTGATACTGGTTATCATGATCAATTCTCGAAGAAATGTTCAAATATGTACTGCCAACACGATCGCCGCGATAATTGCCATTCTGATGGTCGTAAAAATGCTATATCAAATTCAGTATATCGATCACAATAACTGGAATATTAATTGCACg AAATTTCCATCTGAAAATCAAACTCAGTATGGCAGCAATAACACGATGTACAATATCGCAGAGTGGTTTGGAATAAAAAAAGGAGAGCCAGGACACTTAGCAGAATTATTGAAGGGTTACATAGGAATCTTAGTGGTGACTACTCTCAGAAAAATTATCAGAATTCGACAGTGTTTCTATAGAAAAGCACATAGCAAACCTTTGGACACTCCTCAAGTTATGTTCCCTTCTATCACCAGAGAAGACGCTGACAAAGGAGTACCACAGTGCTTGAAATTCCTTTTCAATTATGGATTCTATAAGTTTGGCGTTGAATTCTGTTTGATAGGAATAGTGGCACTCATTGGAACCAGATTAGATTTCTATTCTGTCCTTTATAGCATTTGGCTTTTACTATTCTTCTCTTTGAGAAGAAAAGCAATATCCAGAATTTGGcctttcttcaaattctttggTATAATTTTACTACCTATTCAGTATTCTTTCGTCGTGGCTCCACCATCTTGGTTTTGTATAG AGTATCCATGGAGTGAATCCAAAACTTTGAGGGGTTTGCAAGAGTGGATGTATTTACCTGATCCTGACTTTCCACCAAACGCTAGAAAATTAATGT GTGATTTTATTCTGCTAATGATGGTCGTCAGACAAAGTCTCGTCTTCCAAATAGAAGAAAGAAGCACAGCGACTAACAGAGAATTTCCAGCTGGTCATAATTATTCCGTCTACGAAAATATGGAGAAACCAAATTTCATCAATCCTGTGAAGGATTACGTGTCACATATTCACTGTTGGTTAGACATAATTAAACGAGGCGTATTAATAAGTCTCATGTGGGTCACTTTGTCGATCATGTTCCTGGCTGGAACAGAAAGGACTAATCTCTTCTCGTTGGGTTATTTAATTGGTGCATTCGTGTTCCTCTGGCAAGGAAGTGACTTTTACTTGAGACCAGTGAAAACCATCTTGAAATGGTGGAATCTTCTAATCGGTTATAATGTGGTCGTCATATTTTCCAAGGCTTTGCTTCAGGGTGTGGGTTGTGTGCTGATAGAacag cTGCAAGTGTTAGCGTGTCCACTGATTCAGCTATTCGGTATAACTTGTCTAAGAAAATTCCGAAGTTCAGTGAGCGACATAGTTCTGGAAAAATTGGATTGCGAGGTGCCACAAGAAGATATCGGCATGGTCTGGGATGGTCTATGCTTTGGCTTCCTGTTACTCCAGAAACGACTGTTCAAGAGTTATTACTTCTTTCACATAGTAGATGAAACGAAAGCTATGAGCATCCTAGCGTCTAGAGGGGCGGAGTTGTTAGAAGAACTACACCAGAAGCGCATCGAAATTCAAGAAAACGTTGAGAAAAACGTGTTGCAGAAGTTGAAGTTTAAAATGGATAAAATCAAAGCTAACCAGAGAAAAATACAAGGACCTAGTTACAGGGAACCACAGATACACGCAGTTG ATACTCTCTATCCAGGAACACGGCCGTTGTACAGAGTTCGCGCCCCAAAGACCAACAGAGAGG CTGTCAGATCAGGCGATTACTACATGTTCGACGACCTGGACGACGACGACGTGACCGATCTGATCCCGGACACTGAATCCGAAAAAAAAGAAGCGGAGAAACGTCATGAAGCTGAAAAACGCGGCAGAAGAATGACCATTTCCGAG CTGATGAACACGCTGATTAAGACAGACATTGAGATCGCGACACACGTCGCCATGTACGGAGGGACTGAAAAGGACGCGCTGAGACTACGTCGTCGGAGTGTGCCTTTAACAAGGAAGAAATCATCTATGTCGTATCTCAGTGCACGTTCCGAGACCGACACTGCAGTGGCCACCGAT GCCGCTGACAAAACAAGTCTCGCGTCGGCAGACACGGAAACCGATGAAAAAGATGCGGCCGCGGCAGAACGTGATAAAACACCAGTGCCAACAGACGACGAATATGGAGAAGATAAACCAGATGAAAAGGAGGAGACACAGGAGGATGAGCAAAAAGTATCAATTGCTACGTACTTCAAATTCATTATAGTGATGGTTAATAGCACCCTGACGTCGATGACCAAGTACTTGAACAGATTTTCGCGTGACTATAGATACATTCGCAAGGTTttaacgaaagaaaagaaagtattAAAG ACAAAACCAGACTTCCGGATGGGAATGCGATTGGGAATCACTCAAATATGGCAGCCAATTCCTGTGATGAAACAAGG ATCGACTAATGGAAATGCCGAGGAATCTTACGATGCTGGCGAGGGACCTAACCAACCACGACCGCAGGAAGAAAG GAAAAGCAGCTCGTTGATGGTCCCTCATATTCGAATTTTGGCACCGAGTTTGGAGCGAGGATTGGACATATCCTCCTCCAG CTCACTATTCTCCGAAATCTCACCTGTCCAACACGATGACGAAGGTGGTGCACTGTCTGAAGTCGATCAACCACCGATAATCCAATTATTGGCATCTATTTGGTTTGGAGTCCTGGCACATTCGTGTCTACTTTGTTACTTCATGGTATTCCTTCATCAGATTAAAAATGCATCCGTCCTTTCCACGCCTTTGCCTCTCATGGTGTTCTGCTGGGGTTCGTTAACCATTCCACGACCCTCGAAAACATTTTGGATAACGTTGATCGCGTACACCgag GCAATTGTGATAGTAAAATGCATTTTCCAATTGGAAGTATTGCCCTGGAATCGAGATGCTGCACCGAATAATCCTCTATTTACTCCTAGAATTATGGGCGTTGAACGCAAACATAATTATGCTTTGTGGGATCTGCTGTTACTTCTCATGGTGTTCTTTCATAG ATTTATGCTGAAATCATTAGGGCAATGGACATCCCCATCCCTAAAACCAAGAAAAATTATTCCTTCCACTTTAACTGTAGTTCCAGCCAAGCCTCCACCACCAGAAAATAGAGGTCAAGGAGAATCTGCATCGCTACAAGAAGAAGAAGG cGGTAGTACCGTAAGAACACCTAAAGGAGCAACTCTGAATCTTCGCGCAGCAGGCGAGGGTGAAAATGCGCAAGCCACAAATGAATATGAAAAATTAGTAGCCGTTCAAGGAGAAGAAATCAGTCCCATGAACGAAGAGTTCAATAAAGCCATGAATATGAC TGTAAATAAATACAAAGAGCCAATGAAAGATTTCTTCCAAAAAATTCTTAGCCCAGTTAGCAAAGAAAAGACGAACGTATATGCATATATGTTCCTGTGTGATTTCTTTAATTTCTTGCTACTCATTTTTGGATTTTCTGCATTTGGG ACACAACAAGGAGACGGTGGTGTTACAGCCTATTTACAAGAAAATCGAGTTCCGATGCCATTCTTACTGATGTTACTGCTACAGTTTGCATTGATAGTTATCGATAGAGCCTTGTTCTTAAAGAAATCAATCGTAGGCAAACTAATTTTCCATTACTTTCTTATATTTGGCGTTCACATTTGGATGTTCTTCATATTGCCAAGTGTTACCGAACG ACAATTTAATGAGAGGCTTCCACCGCAAATTTGGTACATGGTCAAGTGCTTCTACCTCTTGTTAGCGGCTTATCAATTAAGACAAGGCTATCCGACACGAATACTTGGCAACTTCCTCTGCAAGAAATACAGCATTGTCAACTATGTCTTATTCAAAGT ATTCATGTTAGTCCCATTCTTATTCGAATTAAGGGCAGTAATGGACTGGATCTGGACGGATACTTCCATGACGATAATGGATTGGTTCAAAATGGAAGATATTTTCGCCAATATTTATCAAATCAAG TGTATGCGAGGCGTAGAAACGGATTTCCCTCAGCCACGAGGTGTAAAGAAGAAACAAATGAGCAAGTACTTAATCGGTGGTGGTGCTCTCTTCTTCATGATTGGATTAATATGGTTCCCCTTGCTCTTATTTGCACTTGGTGGCACAGTTGGTGTTTCTAATCTACCTTACGACGTTTCAATGAAAATTAGAATTGGTCCTTATGAACCAATTTACTCTATGTCGGCACAAAGTAGCTCTATCATCGAATACGACGAAACTGATTTCACGAGATTTTCGAATTTGTACGCGAGAGATAGACCTGCAGTCACTTTCCTGGAGAACTATATACATTCTGATGTCGCTGCCGTGAGATTGAGTGGATTCTCTCGAAAATTATGGAGTATATCTCCGCCAGACTTAGATAG ACTGATAACAGAATTAGAAGATAATAGCACAACCGTGGTCATCCACGTAGAGTGGACAGTGTCTCGAAAAACGGACGCGAAAGATGCCAGTGGGATAACGACACAAGTGAGAGATATAAAATTGCCACCGTATGAAAACAATGAATTTAATCCTGTGAGAAGAACGTTAGCTAATATGCTCTCTAGCAATGACTCAACCGTGCATAATGGTACTATCACGTTGCAATATGCGTTTCCCAAGTTTTTGAAAGTGACTGGTCGAACCACTGACGTCGTTCCGCAATTAATGCGAATGC CGAAATGGCTTGATGACAATGTAGAGGAAGACGATGAGAATCATCTGTACAGGGATGTTAGTCTTCATTTATCTACCGACGCAGATTGTTGTGCTCGTCAGAAATGGTGGATCGTTAAAGAAGTTTGCAATGATACTTTATACGATCAGCTATTAAAGAGAGTGCCCTTAAATAACTGCAAGTACATCATGATGTTCTTGTTCAATGATAAAACGTTCCCCGAGGGGTTGAGCTTTATCAGTGGATTTGG AATCTTAGGTTTGTACACTACCGCGGTGATAGTCATAAGTCAAATGATGAGGAAGGTAGTCAGTGATATGGCGCCGAAGATTATGTTCGATGACTTACCCTACGTCGATAGAATACTAAGATTATGCTTAGATATTTATTTGGTCCGTGAAAGTGGAGAATTGTGTCTCGAGGAAGACTTGTTCGCCAAATTAATATTCCTCTACAGATCACCGGAAACGTTAATCAG ATGGACAAGGCCACCCGAAGAAGGAGAGAGAACTGACAATGAAGATCAAGATGATGTAGATGAGGATGCTGTAGCGCCAAGAGGAGAATCTCGAGATGTTTCTCGTAGAGAATAA